The genomic interval GCAAAATGGTGTAATGATTgtgcaaaaataaatggatattatatatatttgtttgtgtaaGCAATTTATGCCAGCAATGAATAGTAAAaggcagaaaaataaaaacactctctctttctctgagAAGCACAATTATAACCATGCCTGTTGCCATTGTTACTTAAGCAAAAGTCATTACTCCATTATGTTGGCAGCAGAATAGTCGGGAGTTACAGACACATTTGCCAAAACTGCCCCCTCTGGCACAGCAAGCAAACTTTGCCATCCATTGAAATGATTCAGTGTCATCTTCACATTTATTCAAGCTTCAGGTGATTGCATCATTGAAGACACATACTAGCAATCCTAATGAGCAAAATATATGGATAAACTGAAAACTGTTGTTTAAGCCAACCTGAAAGAGGTAAAAgaagcaaagagaggaatttaataaaaacatacatgcCTAATATGGCGGcctggtggagtgagtggttagcgcatcggcttcacatctctggggtcctggtttcaaatccaggtcacgtccttctgtgtggagtttgcatgttctccccgggcctgcgtgggtttcctccgagtaattcggtgtcctcccacattgcaaatacatgcaaacactctaaattgcccttaggtatgggtctgagtgttaatggctgtccttctccttgtgccctgcaatcgatcggctggccaccgattcagggtgtccccagcctctggcccgaagtcagctgtgataggctccagcagaagaatttagagtgttcaggggtgctggagcctatccctgccaacTGCAGacaacaggcgggggacacactggaCTAGATGCCACCCAGTCCCAGGGCAAAATGAGATGAGCAATCATTTacgctcactctcatacctaaGGGATATTTAGAGTGACTATCCAGCCTACCATAAATGTTTTCTGGGAtctgagaggaaaccagagtacccggaggaaagcaAGAAAGTCAGAACCCAGTGCAAcgaggattgaaccctcaatctcagaactgtggggcgCACATTAAAATCAGTGGGGTTTTAATTTTTGATGGAAAGCCTAATGTGAAGTCATATTCCCCCACAACGGAAGGTTTAATCATCACTCCTCAAATTGACTACATCACTCCTTTTATTAAACAGTCCAAAGGAATTTTAAGGCTCTTTTAAGTATCTACAGTGATTGACTGGCAATGTCAAATATCTATTCAAATTATTCACTAACAATTTACTGGTAAATTATTTTGTCTGTCATCGTCTTGCTATAAATAAGCAGGAGAAAGATGACAGTTAAATAGCTGTGCTTTGAAATCAGTCTTTGAAATCATCTTGCCTTAATGTCCATTCTGGGAAAACAAATGACCAATTCTAATGAATACAAGGTCACATGAGTGGCCCGGTgatgcgagtggttagtgcgtcggtctcacagctctggggtcctgggttcaaatccaggtcatgtccatctgtgtggagtttgcatgttgcatgTTCcctatgtgggtttcctcccacattccaaagacatgcaaggtaggctgattggacactctaaattgcccctaggtatgggtttgagtgtgcatggttgcccgtctccttgtgccctggggtcggctggccaccgattcagggtgtcccccgccccgggtcctgagtcagctgggaaaggctccagcatcccttgcgaccctaatgaggataaagtggttcagaaaatgagataagatgagacaaGTTCACACAAAACTGAGGTAAAGACAAGTTTCTCatttccatttgaactggtctgtcatagtttttttccttcagaGGGCATCTGTTTAACATCAATATTAAACTAATCTCCACAAAGACCACCATAATAATGACCCTTAATGGCCAAGTTTCAATGATTTTTACACACCTATTAAATGATACAATCTCatcagagtattcaaaaataaacaacattccCGGCTCACACATATCAATAACCGTTAAAATTGTCCAaaacagaaacatttttttaataatgacgAGGATTAGTCTAATAGTACACGttaatatgaaaacaatgtatttttttctgtctgtttttAATACGCATGACCGAGGTCTCAGTTCAAAcgcccatttttcaaaatggcggatgagccagtaGCCAGTACAGCAGTGGACTCCGCAGCAACTCAGAAGTGActatttaccgaagaaagacctgataaagctCTTACATGACAATGCAGTGCaatcggtacgttgtcatttggggatttcgaagccccagttctcattttaagagtgctttttgacggtaGCATGCCTCGTTAGCGTGATGTAGCCATGTGGTTGGaaacagaaaaatgtttgcaaacaaattggctacattgcgttacctctagctctttatgtttaataagaaatcattccattgtgtgtttcagttcctcaacgaataCATATTGtggggaaacatcaagaatgtgcctaaaacggccaaaaaggagcagcttttcgacgccataacgagctgtttatcagcaaagtgagtcttttttttaaatactagtttctattttctctgtccgtttaatcattaaatatcagcgttcagtatttAAGGCTTTGCTCGATTAGGTTCTTGTCTAATATGATACattgaattttgaatgaaaacactaactggtttggtgttgatttttattaGCAAGACACCCGTGTGGTTAATTTAcaagtgccatcagtggaggtgtaaggaataaatgaTACACTTGTAGAATGAATATACCTTTACCCTGGCCTtggacctttttatttttaaatgtggttttgacagaCTGTGACACCATTTTTCCCTCAAGTTTAAACCTATGGTAAAATAACTATTTTTTCCCTCAAGTTTAAATCtatggcaggggtagggaacctgtggctcgggagccatatgtggctctttccatgggtgcatatggctctccactaacctgtgatataaaatatggaaatcactggtgagatagCTGAATCCTGAATGCACTAATAGGAATGTCATGTCATGTTggcactacctctaccaccactttaatcataattttgtttgataatatcattgatactgatttattagcaacagcataacaatgttgtcaagaattcagagactttttgtactttaaaagtggtgaaataacaaaaaaacatcacattttcatgtatttttacctttcaattctgaaaatggctctcaagaaataacattacaaaatatgaaatgtttatggctctctctgtcaaaaaggttcccgacccctgatctatggtaaaataaccatttttccCCTCAAGTTTAAATCTATGGTAAAATAACCATTATTTCCCTCAAGTTTAAATCTATGGTAAAATAACCATTCTTTTCCAAAAGTTTAAAtatatggtaaaataaccatTATTTTCCAAAAGTTTAAACCTatggtaaaataaccatttttttcctcagtgtaaGAAGAGAAAAACGGAAGCTATGATGACTTTaggatatttatttaaaaattaatggatttaaagtgattgactgaaaaacatccaggatgaaataacatgggaaatgaatgtgggtcatttgtgcatcaaaatggttaattaAGCAATTACATAATCACACtggtgttttgtagatgtttaaagcCATACAGATGGTGGAAGAGGTGACAGCTGAAACAATCAACTAGAAGACTGGAGTGTTACAGGttattttctttcatattttcatGTCGTGTACTAAatctactcattttgtatcttacTCTCcttcagggtccacccaagtttaccaaatcaacgctaaagaaagggtGACACGGTGAATGGCAGTCTTTGacacaccaacatcccctcactggtacttgtcattatagagcaggggtttccaactccggtccttggGGGTccctgtccagtatgttttccatatctcccaccacatctgaatcaaatgattaactcatcagcaagctgtccaggagcttggtcacaatcatttgattttggtgtgttggaGGACATGGGAAAATAAACTGGATAGGCCCTTGAGCACTGAAGTTGGAGATCCCTGTTACAGAATCTTATTTTTGAGTCTCTCTGCAGTGGTCAAAAAGAAAGAGCCAATCAAGCTACTGTGCTTCAGAGGGGAATGTctgatatttccatttttttacccCTCCTCTGTGTGGCTTTAATGTTGTTTGCCTTTTGCAGTGAGGCAAAGGAGAGAAGTGGAAGAAGGCTCTCCTGGTAAGTATCTTTTTGATAGAAAATAACttggtaggattttttttattttacttaattAGGACTCAGTGAATGGGtctattgacttttttttccccttccagaattccacccccTGTGTGTGGCTTTTGCAGTGGGGCAAAGGAGAGAAGTGGAAGAAAACTCTCCTGGTAAGTATATTTTTGATAGAAAATAACTTagtaggatttttttatttaagttaaTTAGGACTCAGTGTATGGGtctattgacttttttttcccttccagaattccacccaaggggaaaGAACTTTTCATCCATTTACTAAAGGACAATTGTACTGCTCCATTTTTGAATGCTGGAGAGCCTGAACGAATTTATCTCAAAAGCCCTAACTGTTTGTGGGAGAAAGAAATGTTCATGAATTGTATACATGTCTTATTCATTTACCTAGAAAAAGAATGCAAGTAACATgctaaataaaagtttttattaacaggaaaacacTTGAAGTTGGCATCACATTGAAGTGCTGTTTATtgtagccagtcttttctccagCTGTAGACATAAAATTAAACAGTTAGAATTCAATCTTGCCAAAATACACTCAGGATTActattaagagaaaaaaatgcaccaatAAATGAAGTTTCtaatctttaaaaatgtttgaccaAAAATTATCCTTCAATGAAATCTCACCATGGTGATATACATCAAATATCACATTGGCTTACACAAGATTGTTTTTAtctggatgaatacttggatattttacaataaacaaatatatttaccTGCCACcattctccaaagtgcagagATGCCACATCTTCAGGTGGacaacttgcgaggaagatcCCTTGGAGACACACCAGAGTCTGGATGCAGGCCTGATGCATGCaacaacacaaagaaaaagTTATCATTTATAGAGACAGCCTTAGGTGGTTTCATTTTtggaactagttttaccttgaactggcccagtctcctctcctgtaacctcaagggtgtgGGTGTTCTGGTCATGCAGGGAAAGCCtgcaacaaaaaaggaaatgttaTCATATAGAGAGTGGAGATTCAATAGATAggtgttttttccccaaatagtTTTACCTTGTTCTGGCCCAGTTTGCTCTCCTGTAACCTCAGGGGTGCAAGTGTTCTGGGCACacaggaagagctgcatcttggtgctaaacagatGAAAACttgatacagacgctcccctacttacgaacgcaattggttccgagcgattgttcataagttgaatttgtttgtaagttgattcagtgctatattttgtattataatttatgtttaaggccgatataagtatattgaaggtttatataagtgcatttgtatgtttaaggcttgtataagtaacacgcattggtttgtactgaaaaaaaaaaacatttaataaaatggagagaatatgtacagtactgtagagagagagagagagatttatgtattagaaactggccaaaagaagcgacctaatgacgattgcacagttttcttctttttttcatcataaatgatgtggtagcactgtatggcatcattcaattgatttgcaaactttgtgcaacgttcaatatttgggtcctgctgctcgatctttctgtttataaatggtactgacggtcgaacgattcaatgcccgtgaaatgctcaccactctcacgcgcatcaagcttcgttattattgccactcgtttcaaatgaaatggcttgcctcttccttgcaactccctcaatagaagcctttagctttttagcaagcatattcaatattggatgcatgagatatttaatgatacaaatgaaaaaggttctttgcacactggagatacattcacgcacttccgcactgcaacgaagaagaaggtagatgctgggtgagctgagctctcacagcgccaggcgtcggtattagcggcggaaagaagtactactccgaaaaaggcgcgaaatacaaaattggacttgcgtaCATTTTTGggcttaaacgcaatttgcagacatgttcgtatgtaccgttgttagtaagttgaatgttcgtaagtagtggagcgtctgtatatagtaaggcttttttctttaaaaaatcgacatagtatagtaaggctaagaaagtcggagaataaatctgacttctgattcttctcctagttattgctgtggtcccgtggcaaaaatattggttcagaacttgaggtgggaatcaggagtgagttcaattccactctttgcaattcacaaattgtttattgaggtaatgaaaaggataaatataacttcctataacttccaatcacttcatttcagaagtcactgtggtccagttgcaaagacaaacggtcagaacttctgg from Stigmatopora argus isolate UIUO_Sarg chromosome 2, RoL_Sarg_1.0, whole genome shotgun sequence carries:
- the LOC144092353 gene encoding uncharacterized protein LOC144092353 isoform X1 gives rise to the protein MNNRSEPIAFVSRGASVSSFHLFSTKMQLFLCAQNTCTPEVTGEQTGPEQGFPCMTRTPTPLRLQERRLGQFKACIQTLVCLQGIFLASCPPEDVASLHFGEWWQLEKRLATINSTSM
- the LOC144092353 gene encoding uncharacterized protein LOC144092353 isoform X3, with the translated sequence MQLFLCAQNTCTPEVTGEQTGPEQGFPCMTRTPTPLRLQERRLGQFKACIQTLVCLQGIFLASCPPEDVASLHFGEWWQLEKRLATINSTSM
- the LOC144092353 gene encoding uncharacterized protein LOC144092353 isoform X2; protein product: MNNRSEPIAFVSRGASVSSFHLFSTKMQLFLCAQNTCTPEVTGEQTGPEQGFPCMTRTPTPLRLQERRLGQFKTLVCLQGIFLASCPPEDVASLHFGEWWQLEKRLATINSTSM